From one Comamonas piscis genomic stretch:
- a CDS encoding ribonucleotide-diphosphate reductase subunit beta has translation MLSFEEESMDALATPATATGTVASPSASTASPPTATFKRVNAADKRIINAKTDVNQLVPFKYKWAWEKYLATCANHWMPQEVNMTRDIALWKSPNGLTEDERRIVKRNLGFFVTADSLAANNIVLGTYRHITAPECRQFLLRQAFEEAIHTHAYQYIVESLGLDESEIFNAYNEVPSIRNKDAFLIPYIEAIMDPNFQTGTAQNDQTLLKSLIVFACLMEGLFFYVGFTQILALGRQNKMTGAAEQYQYILRDESMHCNFGIDLINQLKLENPDLWTAAFKDEIKALFIQAVELEYQYAEDTMPRGVLGMNASMFKGYLRYIANRRATQIGLDALFPNEDNPFPWMSEMIDLKKERNFFETRVIEYQSGGALSWD, from the coding sequence ATGCTGAGCTTTGAAGAAGAATCCATGGACGCGCTGGCCACGCCGGCGACCGCAACCGGCACGGTGGCCTCGCCATCCGCATCGACTGCATCGCCACCAACAGCCACGTTCAAGCGCGTCAATGCCGCCGACAAACGAATCATCAATGCCAAGACCGATGTCAACCAGCTGGTGCCCTTCAAATACAAATGGGCCTGGGAGAAATACCTGGCCACCTGCGCCAACCACTGGATGCCGCAAGAGGTGAACATGACGCGCGACATCGCGCTGTGGAAATCGCCCAATGGCCTGACCGAGGATGAGCGCCGCATCGTCAAGCGCAACCTGGGCTTTTTTGTCACCGCCGATTCGCTGGCCGCCAACAATATCGTGCTGGGCACCTACCGCCACATCACCGCACCGGAGTGCCGGCAGTTCCTGCTGCGCCAGGCCTTTGAAGAAGCCATCCACACCCATGCCTACCAGTACATCGTGGAGTCGCTCGGGCTCGATGAATCCGAGATCTTCAACGCCTACAACGAGGTCCCGTCGATCCGCAACAAGGATGCGTTTCTGATCCCCTACATCGAGGCGATCATGGACCCCAACTTCCAGACCGGCACCGCCCAGAACGACCAGACCCTGCTCAAAAGCCTGATCGTTTTTGCCTGTCTGATGGAGGGCCTGTTTTTCTATGTCGGCTTCACGCAGATCCTGGCGCTGGGCCGCCAGAACAAGATGACCGGCGCGGCCGAGCAGTACCAGTACATCCTGCGCGACGAGTCCATGCACTGCAACTTCGGCATCGACCTGATCAACCAGCTCAAGCTGGAGAACCCGGACCTGTGGACCGCCGCATTCAAGGACGAGATCAAGGCCTTGTTTATTCAAGCGGTCGAACTTGAATATCAATACGCAGAAGACACGATGCCGAGGGGTGTGTTGGGCATGAACGCATCGATGTTCAAAGGCTACTTGCGCTACATCGCCAACCGCCGCGCAACGCAGATCGGACTCGATGCTTTGTTTCCCAACGAGGACAACCCTTTCCCGTGGATGAGCGAGATGATCGACCTGAAAAAGGAACGAAATTTCTTCGAGACACGCGTCATCGAATACCAGTCGGGTGGCGCGCTTTCCTGGGATTGA
- a CDS encoding ribonucleoside-diphosphate reductase subunit alpha, with amino-acid sequence MSAASLSEQQPTAAVGSRTLDGFTVLPDYQIMRRNGAVVPFEPPKITTAIMKAFLAVHGSQGSASASVREVVENLTHTVVRALMRSRPSGGTFHIEDVQDQVELGLMRGGNHEVARAYVLYRERRNQERAQLQAQHTPAHAALRVVDQGQTVVLDVKKLHDRIAAACQGLGQDVDPAPILRETLRNLYDGVNMDEVFKASILAARTLIEKDPDYSLVTARLLLHTITFEVIGQDVSSADMGAAYRRNFPDFIAQGVAHALLTPEMLDFDLPRLAAALQAERDLQFDYLGLQTLYDRYFLHLRQQRIELPQAFFMRVAMGLALQEEDRNARAIQFYELLSSFDFMSSTPTLFNSGTLRSQLSSCYLTTVADDLGGIYDAIRENALLSKFAGGLGNDWTPVRAMGAHIKGTNGESQGVVPFLKVVNDTAVAVNQGGKRKGAVCAYLETWHLDIEEFLELRKNTGDDRRRTHDMNTAHWIPDLFMQRVMEKGLWTLFSPSDVPDLHDRFGQDFERAYTAYEAKAASGELALSKTVPAVDLWRKMLSMLFETGHPWITFKDACNLRSPQQHAGVVHSSNLCTEITLNTSATETAVCNLGSVNLARHLKDDGQGGMTLDHDKLKRSITTAMRMLDNVIDINYYAVDKARDSNLRHRPVGLGIMAFQDSLYQLHIPYASDAAVQFADTSMEAVCYYAYWASTELARERGVYSSYPGSLWSQGILPLDTLDLLAQARGQADYVQVDRSMRLDWEALRRKIAQDGMRNSNCVAIAPTATISNIVGVDASIEPSFGNLSVKSNLSGEFTVINQYLVRDLKALGLWDDVMVMDLKHFDGSLRPIDRVPHALKALYATAFEVDPVWLVEAASRRQKWIDQAQSLNIYMAGASGKKLDDAYKLAWVRGLKTTYYLRTTSATQAEKSTIQSRVLNAVPSSHASPVAQAIASAAAATSQANTPGTDIRFCAIDDPGCEACQ; translated from the coding sequence ATGAGCGCTGCTTCGCTTTCCGAGCAACAGCCCACAGCGGCGGTTGGCTCGCGCACCCTGGATGGATTCACCGTCTTGCCGGACTACCAGATCATGCGGCGCAACGGCGCAGTGGTGCCTTTCGAGCCCCCCAAGATCACCACCGCCATCATGAAAGCCTTTCTGGCGGTGCACGGCAGCCAGGGCTCGGCGTCGGCCAGTGTGCGTGAAGTGGTCGAGAACCTGACCCACACGGTCGTGCGCGCGCTGATGCGCTCCCGCCCCAGCGGTGGCACCTTCCACATTGAAGACGTGCAGGACCAGGTGGAGCTGGGCCTGATGCGCGGCGGCAACCATGAGGTGGCCCGCGCCTATGTGCTGTACCGCGAGCGCCGCAACCAGGAACGCGCCCAACTCCAGGCGCAGCACACCCCCGCCCATGCCGCGCTGCGGGTGGTGGACCAGGGCCAGACGGTGGTGCTCGATGTCAAAAAACTCCATGACCGCATCGCCGCTGCCTGCCAAGGCCTGGGCCAGGATGTTGACCCCGCGCCCATCCTGCGCGAGACCCTGCGCAACCTCTACGACGGCGTCAACATGGACGAGGTTTTCAAAGCCTCCATCCTGGCCGCCCGCACCTTGATCGAAAAAGACCCGGACTATAGCTTGGTCACCGCGCGCCTGTTGCTGCACACCATCACGTTTGAAGTGATTGGCCAGGACGTCAGCAGTGCCGACATGGGCGCAGCCTATCGCCGCAACTTTCCCGACTTTATCGCGCAAGGGGTGGCGCATGCGCTACTCACGCCTGAGATGCTGGACTTCGACCTGCCCCGGCTGGCTGCCGCCCTGCAAGCCGAGCGCGATCTGCAGTTTGACTACCTGGGGCTGCAGACCCTGTACGACCGCTATTTTCTGCATCTGCGCCAGCAGCGCATCGAGTTGCCCCAAGCCTTCTTCATGCGTGTGGCCATGGGCCTGGCGCTCCAAGAGGAAGACCGCAATGCACGCGCCATCCAGTTCTACGAGCTGCTCTCGTCCTTCGACTTCATGTCGTCCACCCCGACCTTGTTCAACAGCGGCACCCTGCGCTCCCAGCTGTCCTCCTGCTACCTGACCACCGTCGCCGATGACCTGGGCGGCATCTACGATGCGATCCGCGAGAACGCCTTGTTGTCCAAGTTTGCCGGCGGCCTGGGCAATGACTGGACCCCCGTGCGCGCGATGGGCGCCCATATCAAAGGGACCAATGGGGAGTCGCAAGGGGTGGTGCCCTTTCTCAAGGTGGTCAACGACACCGCTGTCGCAGTCAACCAGGGCGGCAAGCGCAAGGGTGCCGTCTGTGCCTACCTGGAAACCTGGCATCTGGACATCGAGGAGTTTCTGGAGCTGCGCAAGAACACCGGCGATGACCGCCGCCGCACCCATGACATGAACACCGCCCACTGGATCCCCGATCTGTTCATGCAAAGGGTCATGGAAAAAGGCCTCTGGACCTTGTTCTCCCCCTCCGATGTGCCCGATCTGCATGACCGCTTTGGCCAGGATTTCGAGCGAGCCTACACCGCCTACGAGGCCAAGGCCGCCAGCGGCGAGCTGGCGCTGAGCAAGACGGTTCCCGCAGTCGATCTCTGGCGCAAGATGCTCTCGATGCTGTTCGAGACCGGCCACCCCTGGATCACCTTCAAGGATGCCTGCAACCTTCGCTCGCCACAGCAGCATGCGGGCGTCGTGCACTCGTCCAACCTCTGCACGGAGATCACACTCAACACCAGCGCCACAGAAACCGCGGTCTGCAACCTGGGCTCGGTCAACCTGGCGCGCCACCTGAAGGACGACGGCCAAGGCGGCATGACCCTCGACCATGACAAGCTCAAGCGCAGCATCACCACGGCGATGCGCATGCTCGACAACGTCATCGACATCAACTACTACGCGGTCGATAAAGCACGCGACTCCAACCTGCGCCACCGCCCGGTGGGGCTGGGCATCATGGCCTTCCAGGACAGCCTCTACCAACTGCACATCCCCTACGCCAGCGATGCGGCTGTGCAATTTGCCGACACCTCGATGGAGGCCGTCTGCTACTACGCCTACTGGGCATCGACTGAGCTGGCGCGCGAGCGCGGGGTGTACAGCAGCTACCCCGGCTCGCTCTGGAGCCAAGGCATCCTGCCGCTGGACACGCTGGACCTGCTCGCCCAGGCCCGGGGCCAGGCCGACTATGTGCAGGTGGACCGCAGCATGCGCCTGGACTGGGAAGCGCTGCGCCGCAAGATCGCGCAGGACGGCATGCGCAACTCCAACTGTGTCGCCATTGCACCCACAGCCACCATCTCCAACATTGTCGGTGTCGATGCGTCGATCGAGCCCTCGTTTGGCAACCTGTCGGTCAAGTCCAACCTGTCGGGCGAGTTCACCGTCATCAACCAGTACCTGGTGCGCGACCTCAAAGCACTGGGCCTCTGGGACGATGTGATGGTCATGGACCTCAAGCATTTCGATGGCTCGCTGCGCCCCATCGACCGCGTGCCCCATGCACTCAAGGCCCTGTATGCGACGGCCTTTGAAGTCGATCCGGTCTGGCTGGTGGAAGCGGCCTCGCGGCGCCAGAAATGGATAGACCAGGCGCAAAGCCTCAATATCTATATGGCAGGGGCCTCGGGCAAGAAGCTCGACGACGCCTACAAGCTCGCCTGGGTGCGCGGCCTCAAGACCACTTATTACCTGCGCACCACCAGCGCCACGCAGGCCGAAAAATCCACCATCCAAAGCCGCGTGCTCAATGCCGTGCCCAGCAGCCATGCCTCGCCTGTTGCCCAAGCCATCGCCAGCGCAGCGGCCGCCACATCGCAAGCCAACACGCCCGGCACCGACATCCGTTTTTGCGCCATCGATGACCCCGGCTGCGAAGCCTGCCAGTAG